Sequence from the Cloacibacillus sp. genome:
GAGCGCTGGACCATGCGCCTACAATGACCTTTTTCTGACACCCGGCCTCCCTCATCATCTTGCGCAAGATGAGCGATGCAAAGTTATCTGTAAAAATGCTTATAACCTGTCCGTCTTCAAGATGAGGGATCAACTGACGGAAAAAGTGTTCATGCGCGAAAGCTGGGGCAGCTACAACAATATGTCCAGCGCCCTTTACAGCCTCCGCCATATCGCTTGTCAACATGTCAAATTTAGCATTTCCAGAACGATTGAAACCATAAAGGTTCCTCTGAATACCGTCGAGTTCTATTCCGGTCTTGTCAAGGTGCGCCAGAGTCTTTTCTGCAAATGGCGACATGTCAAAGAGGCGAACCTCCCTGCCGGCCAGTTTCATATCCGCAGCACAAGTTTTTCCAACAGCACCGCCACCCAGTACCGCGATTGGCATATCTTTAAGATAATCCATCTTACTCATTTCAAAAACCTCCATATTCAGTCAATTTATTTAGAAAGAGACAAAAGCTGCTTTGCAACAGTTACGGCTTCATTAGCATCTGACGAATAATTTGCACCGATCTTATCCGCAAACATCGGAGAAAGCGGAGCGCCGCCAACCATTACCGGCATATTATCTGTAAGCCCTTCCTCTTTTAGTGCGTCTATTACATCTTTCATGGTTGCCATAGTGGTGGTAAGCATTGCGGAGAGCCCCAATATTTCCGGCTTGATTTCTTTGACCTTCTCCACGATCTTAGCCGCAGGGACGTCTACACCGATGTTGATAACTTCAAAACCGGCCCCCTCCAACATCATACCGACAAGTTTTATGCCTATATCGTGCAGGTCACCCT
This genomic interval carries:
- a CDS encoding corrinoid protein, producing the protein MSQLFETIAEALVDGSVSVVTTNVQKAIDEGIPAQEILNKGLLSGMDEVSVLFKEGEMFVPEVLVSAKAMQAGVALIKPLLLASGAEASAKILMVTVEGDLHDIGIKLVGMMLEGAGFEVINIGVDVPAAKIVEKVKEIKPEILGLSAMLTTTMATMKDVIDALKEEGLTDNMPVMVGGAPLSPMFADKIGANYSSDANEAVTVAKQLLSLSK